From the genome of Papaver somniferum cultivar HN1 chromosome 2, ASM357369v1, whole genome shotgun sequence, one region includes:
- the LOC113351025 gene encoding F-box/kelch-repeat protein At1g57790-like, producing the protein MLGKDEESGFSMTLETETCTTRVVNYENQGGKCNAGEVEAASYWNNLNEDIVGFIANKLHGSDYKHFRSVCKGNRAIMPTIKAASYLSPWLVFSRHQDYTIYNVLNPMYNNDNYAINLSDLAGCTICFQKGGWLLITRRENMFFYNPFTRETVRLPDIDIKRGDFYSVVCFSSLPTCSDCIVFVMDEKIETFCINFIRRGESHWSSCIFDKTHIGVKTSVLNTAVFHDGTFFCVNYLGTMDVFSAKDKSWRNLGKPHEQFDNYSFKVT; encoded by the coding sequence ATGCTTGGAAAAGATGAAGAAAGTGGCTTCTCAATGACACTAGAAACCGAAACATGTACAACTAGGGTTGTTAACTATGAGAATCAAGGTGGAAAATGCAATGCAGGAGAAGTGGAAGCTGCAAGCTACTGGAATAATCTTAATGAAGACATTGTGGGGTTTATAGCAAATAAACTTCATGGATCAGATTATAAGCATTTTCGTTCAGTGTGCAAAGGAAATAGAGCGATAATGCCTACAATAAAAGCGGCATCGTATTTATCTCCATGGCTCGTGTTCTCTAGACACCAAGACTACACTATCTACAATGTCTTAAACCCCATGTATAACAACGATAACTACGCTATCAACCTCTCTGATCTAGCTGGGTGTACAATTTGTTTTCAGAAGGGCGGTTGGCTACTAATAACGAGAAGGGAAAACATGTTTTTCTATAATCCCTTCACACGAGAGACGGTGAGACTTCCAGACATTGATATAAAAAGAGGTGATTTTTATTCAGTcgtatgtttttcttctttgccGACTTGTTCAGACTGCATAGTTTTCGTTATGGATGAAAAGATCGAAACATTCTGTATCAATTTCATTAGAAGGGGAGAATCACATTGGAGTTCTTGTATCTTTGATAAAACTCATATCGGAGTGAAAACTTCAGTCCTCAACACCGCCGTTTTTCACGATGGGACTTTCTTTTGCGTAAATTATCTGGGAACTATGGATGTTTTTTCTGCAAAGGATAAGAGTTGGAGAAATCTTGGGAAACCCCATGAGCAATTTGATAACTATAGTTTCAAGGTTACTTAG